One genomic window of Paraburkholderia phytofirmans PsJN includes the following:
- a CDS encoding DUF4148 domain-containing protein, with the protein MKIVSLAGLGALLAAVSMSTAFAQSARPYDPSAPKTRAQVKADLAEWRAAGYDPLDWIDYPQNAQRAGRIVAARHAQESGGTMTQ; encoded by the coding sequence ATGAAAATCGTTTCTTTGGCTGGACTCGGCGCGCTGTTGGCCGCCGTGAGTATGAGCACCGCGTTTGCGCAGTCGGCGCGGCCTTACGATCCGTCGGCGCCGAAAACGCGCGCCCAGGTGAAAGCCGATCTGGCCGAATGGCGTGCCGCCGGCTACGATCCGCTCGACTGGATCGACTATCCGCAGAATGCGCAACGCGCGGGCCGCATCGTCGCGGCACGGCATGCGCAGGAATCGGGTGGGACGATGACGCAGTAA
- a CDS encoding slipin family protein: MIGFTFGFTSILILLVAALVASSIRIFREYERGVVFMLGRFWKVKGPGLVLIIPIVQQAVRMDLRTVVFDVPPQDVITRDNVSVKVNAVVYFRVVDPEKAVIQVARYFEATSQLSQTTLRAVLGKHELDELLADREQLNADIQKVLDAQTDAWGIKVSIVEIKHVDINETMIRAIARQAEAERERRAKVIHAEGELQASQHLLEAAQTLSRQPQAMQLRYLQTLTTIAADKNSTIVFPLPIDLLSAVLDRFSKPSAP; the protein is encoded by the coding sequence ATGATCGGTTTCACATTCGGCTTCACCAGCATCCTGATTCTGCTGGTGGCCGCGCTGGTCGCCTCATCGATACGGATTTTTCGGGAGTACGAACGCGGCGTCGTGTTCATGCTCGGGCGTTTCTGGAAGGTCAAGGGCCCGGGCCTCGTGCTGATCATTCCTATCGTGCAGCAGGCCGTGCGCATGGATCTGCGCACCGTCGTGTTCGACGTGCCTCCGCAAGACGTGATCACGCGCGACAACGTCTCGGTGAAGGTCAACGCAGTGGTGTATTTCCGTGTGGTCGATCCGGAGAAAGCCGTGATCCAGGTGGCGCGCTACTTCGAGGCAACCAGCCAGTTATCGCAGACGACCTTGCGCGCGGTGCTCGGCAAGCACGAACTCGACGAACTGCTGGCCGATCGCGAGCAGCTCAATGCCGATATCCAGAAAGTGCTCGATGCCCAAACGGACGCGTGGGGCATCAAGGTGTCGATCGTGGAAATCAAGCACGTGGATATCAACGAAACGATGATTCGCGCGATTGCCCGCCAGGCCGAGGCCGAGCGCGAGCGGCGCGCCAAGGTGATTCACGCGGAAGGAGAATTGCAGGCCTCGCAGCACCTGCTGGAAGCGGCGCAGACGCTGTCGCGCCAGCCCCAGGCCATGCAATTGCGCTACCTGCAAACCCTCACGACGATTGCCGCGGACAAGAACTCGACGATCGTCTTCCCGCTGCCGATCGACCTGCTGAGCGCTGTATTGGACCGTTTCAGCAAGCCGTCGGCGCCGTGA